The Mycolicibacterium aurum genome segment TTGACGAGTTCGTCGGCGTCGATACCGACGGCCAGGATCTCGCGGGTGAACTTCGCCGCTTCGGCGTCGGCGCGCAGAAACACCTCGGCGTCCGGATCGTCGACCCTGGGCAACCCCATCGCCCGCTGAATTCGCTCGAACAACTCGAGATCGACGCCGGCCTTGCGCGCGGCCTGCCGGGCCGACACGTAGATGCCGTCGTCACCGATGACGCGTCGAGACCCCAGCAGCATCGGTGCCGGGGTACCGCGGATCTGCTCGACGCCGACGCCTCGTGCCAGAAGCCAGCGGATCAGCTCGGCACGCTCGGCGCGCGCTTCTCCGTCAAGGCCGTCCAGCAGCCCGGATGCTTCGAGATCGACGTCGTCGGCCACGTGCCCAACGTATACGGTCGCCAGATGACGTCGGCAACGCTGGAGAGCTTCCCGCCGCTCGTCGCCGCAGGCGCGCGGATTCTCATCCTCGGCAACATGCCCGGCGTCGCATCACTCGAGGCGCGGCAGTACTACGCGCACCCGCGCAACGCCTTCTGGCCCATCACCGGCGCACTGTTCGGCGTCGATCCCGGCGCGCCCTACAGCGCGCGCGTCGCCGCGCTGACGGCAGCGGGGGTCGCGGTGTGGGATGTACTGAAGCACTGCCGCCGGATCGGCAGCCTGGATGCCTCCGTAGAACCAGACAGCATGGTGCCCAACGACTTCGACGCGTTTTTCGCGGCCCATCCCGGAATCACACATGTCTACTTCAACGGCGCCGCGGCGGAGAAGAACTACCGTCGCCTGGTCATCGCAGGTGGCGCGCTATGCTACCGCCGGCTGCCGTCGACCAGTCCGGCGCACACCGCGCGGTACGACGCCAAACTGGCCGCGTGGCGGCAGATCACGTCCGACGCTGCCCGTACGTAGCGGCATACTCCCCCGGCGTGCATCCGAGCATCGCGCGAAAGTCGTTGATGAAGTGCGCCTGGTCATACCACCCCAGCCGGATCGCGAGATCGGCGTGGTCGACACCCGGGTCGGTCTCGATCGCCAGCGCGGCGTTCTGCAGCCGGTACCGGCACAGCACCCACTTCACGGGCACCCCGACGTAACGCCGGAACACCCGCTGTGTGGTGCGCGCGCTCCACGGCGAGTGGCTCATCACCTGATCGACGCGATGGACGCCGGCGTCGTCGCGGATCCGGTCGACCAGGCGCGTCAGTGCAACATAGCTGCCGTCGGGTTGACCGCCCTGCCCGATCAGGCGGTCCAGCCGCGAGGCCGCGGCATCGACGTCGTCGGGAAAACGAACGGGCACCCCGAAAAGGCCCTCGTCCACCGGCACGATGCGACCGGTCATCGCCGACGCGTCACCGCCGAACCTCGCGGTGTAGCCCCCGGGCAGAAAACGTGCCCCGACCACCCACCCGCGCTCGCGGATCGTGGTCCGGAACACCCGCTCGACGACCCCGTGCACGAGCGTGGAGGGCAGCGGAAAGCCGTGTCTGACACCGTCATCGCCCCACTCGTGGGTCAGATGCATCGCCGGGAACGTGATGACGGCGCTGTCGAACGGCTCCTGCCCCCGCAGGTCCCAGGTGACGGACCAGAAGTACTCGACGTACCGCGCGGTGTCCCCGACGGCGGGCATGCGTGTCAGGTCGAAGGCGGACGTGCTGGCCGGGCGCCCGACCACCCCGCGCAGCGGCTCGCCGCCTGTCGCGTTTTTCCAAGCGCCCACCGTGACAAGGCTACGAAACTCGGGGGCATGACTGATGCACCCATCCCCGCCGGATACACCAGCCTGACCCCGTTCCTGTGCGTCGACGGCGCAGCGGCGGCGGTCGACTTCTACGCCACGGTGTTCGGCGCCACCGTGGTCGAGAAGATGGACGGCCCCGACGGCACCGTCGCCCACGCCGAGCTGGATTTCGGCTCCGGCCGCCTGCAACTCGGCGACCCCGCCGACGCCTACAAGATCGCCGCGCCCGACGCAGGCGCGGACGTCGTCACCCATTCGATCGCGCTGTACTGCGGTGACGTCGACGACGTCGTGGCCAAGGCCGAGAAGGCCGGCGCGACTGTCCGGGAGGCGCCGCAGGATTTCCCGACCGGTGACCGGTTCGCGTCCCTGCGCGACCCGTTCGGGATCCGGTGGACGGTGATGACGCGCGTCGAGGACGTCACCGCCGAGGAGCGGGACCGGCGGCTGAGCGAATGGGCTGCGCAGAACGTGAACTAGCGTGGCGGCATGTCCTGCGTGTTCTGCGCCATCGTCGCCGGTGACGCCCCTGCCATCCGGATCTACGAGGACGACGACTTCCTCGCTCTCCTCGACATCCGACCCTTCACCAGGGGCCACACCCTCGTGATCCCCAAGGTCCACACCGTCGACCTCACCGACACGCCCGGAGAGACCGTGGCGCAGATGGCCGTCATCGGCCAGCGCATCGCCAAGGCGGCACGCGCGTCGGGCCTGCACGCCGACGGCAACAACATCGCCATCAACGACGGCAAGTCCGCGTTCCAGTCGGTGTTCCACATCCACCTGCATGTGGTCCCCCGCCGCGACGGCGACAAGCTGTCGTTCGCCAAGGGGATGCTGGTGCGCCGGGACTCCGACCGCGAGGAAACCGGACGGCTGCTGCGCGAGGCACTGGCGCATGTGGACAGCGCGGAGAAGGATTGAGCGCATGGGCGTTGCACTGTGGCTTGAGCAGAATGTCGGCTACCGGATATTGATGCTCCACGACAAGCTGTACAAGAGCACCGGCGGGCGCATCGGCCACCGCATTCCCCTGCCCGGCGTCGCCCCCAGCCTCCTGCTGCATACCGTGGGGGCCAAAACCGGCCGGCAGCGGACGAACACGCTGTCGTACTTCCCCGACGGCGGCAGCTACTACGTCGTCGCGTCCAAGGGCGGGGACCCTAAAGCGCCGGGCTGGTACCACAACCTCAAAGCCAACCCTGACGTCGAAATCAACCTCGGCCCACAGCGTCTGGCCGTCACAGCCACGCCCTTGCTGCCTGGCGACCCTGACTATGCGCGGCTGTGGACGCTGGTCAACGAGGGCAACTCGCACCGCTACGAGGGCTACCAGAAGCGGACCACACGGCCCATTCCGGTGGTGCGGCTGACGCCGAAGGCCTAGAACAGCTCCTTGGCCAACAGCTCCAGCGTGGTTTCGCGGGCCGGCGAGGTGGCCGGGTCGACTCCGCGGTAGGCCGCGGCCACCGGGTGCACCATCACTTCGTCGACACCGAAGTGCTCTGCGAGGTCACGCACCTGGTCGGCGGCCTCCGCCGGCGACCCGACGACGGCCTGACGCACACCGGCCTCGATGACGGCCTGGGCCCGCGGCCCGAGGTCCAGCGCTTCGGCGTCCTCGACGAGGTCGAGCGCCACCAGCGGCTGCCCGGTGCGCAACCGCGCCATCATCTGCAGGTTCGGCAGCAGCAGACGCATTGCCTCGTCGTGGGTTTCGGCGACGACCGCGTTGACGGTCAGGAACGTCACGGGTTCGGGTGTCAGCTCACTGGGCACGAAGTTGTCGCGGTAGTACTGCAGCGCCTCTTCGGTGCCCTGCCCGGCGAAGTGATGCGCGAAGACGTAGGGCAGCCCCTTGGCCGCAGCAAGGCGCGCCGAGTACATCGACGAGCCCAGCAGCCAGAGCCTCGGTTCGGTGACCGCGGCGGGCGTGGCCTTGAGGATGTAGTTGTCGCGCATCAGGTCGCGGGGCAGCGGCACCCGCACGCCCTTGCTGCTCATCAGCGCCATGACGTCGTCGAGGTACTCGGGGAACTGCTCGATGTCGCGGTCGTCGCGTCCCGCAGGCCCGCGCAGCGCCATCGACGTGACCGGATCCGAGCCAGGCGCCCGTCCGATGCCCAGATCGATGCGCCCGGGGTGCGCGGCCTCCAGAAGTGCGAACTGCTCGGCGACGGCCAGAGGTGCGTGGTTGGGCAGCATCACGCCGCCGGAGCCCAGCCGCAGCGACGACGTGTGCGCGGCGAGGTGAGCGATCAGCACGGGCGGGCTGGTGGCCGCGACCGCGGGCATGTTGTGGTGCTCGGCGATCCAGTACCGGGTGTATCCGAGCCGGTCGGCGGCCTGCGCCAGCAACGTGGTGGCGGCCAGCGCATCGGAGGTGCTCTGGTCGGAGCGCACGGGGACGAGATCGAGGACAGAAAGACGCATTGACAGTGCAACGCCTCGGGGCCGCGATCCGTTCCCGGTTTCGGCGTGGTTGCCGTCGCTCATGGGCAACCGTCAGGCCGACATCGCGCGGGCGGTCGCGAAGATGTCGTCCATCATCGCGGGGGTGAGCCTGCCGGTGAAGGTGTTCTGCTGGCTGGGGTGGAAACAGCCGAGCAATTCGACGTCACCGCGCGGCGTCGTCAGCGTGGCGGTCGCACCGTGGCCGAATTTCGGCGCGGGTGTGCCCACCGACCCGCCGTTCCTGCGGACCAGTGCCAGGGCCACCTGCCACGCGAACCCTCCCAACGCGACGATGACGCGCACGTCGGCGCCGGTCAACCGCCACTCCGCGTCCAGCCACGGGGCACAGGCCGTCCGCTCCGCAGGCGTCGGCGCATTCTCCGGCGGCGCGCACCGCACCGCGGCGGCCACCCGAATGTCGTTGAGCTGCAAGCCGTCTGCGCTGTCGGTGCAGGTGGCCTGGTTCGCCAGCCCGCTGCGGTGCAGCGAGGCGAACAGGAAATCACCCGAGCGGTCGCCGGTGAACACCCTGCCGGTGCGGTTGGCGCCGTGTGCCGCGGGTGCCAGCCCGACGACCAGAATCCGGGGCTGCTCCGAGCCGAAGCCGGGCGCCGGCCTGCCCCAGTAAGGCTGGTCGGCGTAGGACTTGCGCTTGACCGCTGCAGCCTCCTCACGCCACTGCACCAACCGCGGGCACGCACGGCACACCGACACCTCGGCGTCGAGCTGCTTGAGACTTCTGGCCGATGCCGCCATCTCGGTCACCTCCGCGGGCGTCGCCGCCACCGCGGTGCGTCGCGTCGCCGGATCACCGGGCCAACCGCTGCCCGGCCGCACCGGGGTGTCGAACGCACCGCCGATGCGTGGGTGCGGCAGCTGAGGGCGGGACCGACTCACCATTCGTTACCAAGAAGCACGGTTCATCGTTACCACGAAACGCCGTTTCCCTCAGTCGAAGACCGACGCCGCTGGCTCACCATTGAGCGCGGAGGGTTTTCGATTGGGGACACACATGCGGCGAGCAAAAGCAGCAATTCTCGGCATCTGCATCCTGGTCACCGGGTGCGGCAACATCAGTAGCGCGGACACGGCGCCGCCGCCGAGCCGCACGTTGATCCCGCGGCCGCTGGTGGAACGGGAGCTGGGTGAATTGCTCGTGGCCCCCGAACAGGTGGCTGCGGCGATGGGGGTGCCGGCGATGACGGCCATCGAGGCACAGACCTCGATGTCGGACAACAGCGCGATCATGGCACCGCCGGAATGCCTGGCGATCGACGGCGCCGCCGAACTGCAGGTCTACGCCAACAGCGGCTACCTGGCCGAACGCGATCAGAGCCTCAACGACGGCGAAGGCTGGAAAACCTACGTGAAGCAGTCGGTCGTGCTGTTTCCGTATCTGGAGAAGGCCGCCGAGTTCTTCGACGCCTCCGTCGAGCAGTGGCCCTCGTGCCATGAGTACTCCCACACGCAGAGCGGTTCACAGTGGTCGGTCGGCGAGATCGTCACCGCGGACCGCACGCTGAGCACCGTCGCCACCCAACGGGATGCGGCGGCTCCGGGCTGGGGATGCGGGCGCGCGCTGGTGCAGCGCAACAACGTGATCGTCGACGTCAACACGTGTAGCGCCAACCCGGCCGGGTCGGCGTTGACCATCGCCCAGCAGGTTGCCGCCAACGTCGACGCGCACTGGTAGGGCCGGACAGCCGGAAACGAAAAGAGGTCGTTCCGCCGCCGCCCGCGCTGCTACATTCGCCGCGATATCCCATGACGCAACCGACGGCGACCGCGGGCAGACGCACCCCGCTGCTCCTGATCATGTTCGCGGCGCTGATGGCCGGTGCGGGCAACGGCATCTCGATCGTCGCGTTCCCGTGGCTGGTGCTGCAGCGCAACGGCTCAGCCCTCGATGCCTCGATCGTCGCGATGGCGGGCACGCTGCCCCTGCTGGCCGCGACCGTGCTCGCCGGGGCCGCCGTGGATTTCCTGGGCCGCAGGCGGGTCTCGATGATCTCCGACACGCTGTCGGCCCTGTCCGTGGCCGCGGTGCCGGTGCTCGCGCTGATATTCGGGGCGCACGTGATCAACGTCGCGGTACTGGCCGGGCTGGCGGCGCTCGGCGCGTTCTTCGATCCGGCGGGGATGACAGCGCGGGAGACGATGCTGCCGGAGGCCGCCCAGCGCGCCGGCTGGACACTCGACCACGCGAACTCGGTCTACGAAGCCATCTTCAACCTGGCCTACATCGTCGGTCCCGGCATCGGCGGACTGCTGATCGCGACCCTCGGCGGCATCGACACCATGTGGGTGACCGCCGGTGCGTTCGTCCTGTCGATCGTCGCGATCGGCGTGCTTCGACTGGAGGGCGCGGGCAAGCCCGACCCGTCGGCGATGTCCGCCGGTGTATGGGCGGGGATCGTCGAAGGTCTGCGCTTCGTGTGGAACTCCAAGGTGCTGCGGACGTTGGCGTTCGTGGATCTGGCGGCGACCGGGCTGTACATGCCGATGGAAAGCGTGCTGTTCCCGAAGTACTTCACCGACCGCAACGAGCCCGCGCAGCTCGGCTGGGTGTTGATGGCGCTGAGTATCGGCGGCCTGGTCGGTGCGCTCGGGTATGCCGTGATGTCGAAGTACATGAAGCGACGCACCGTCATGCTGACCGCCGTGCTGACCCTGGGGGTGGCGATGACGGTGATCGCGTTCCTACCGCCGCTGCCCGTCATCCTGCTGCTGTGCGTGGTCGTCGGCTTCGTCTACGGACCGATCGCACCGATCTACAACTACGTGATGCAGACCCGCGCGCCGCAGCATCTGCGCGGACGCGTGGTCGGGGTGATGGGGTCGCTGGCGTACGCCGCGGGCCCGCTCGGGCTGATCCTGGCCGGCCCGCTCGCCGACGCCAGCGGGTTGCACGCCACATTCCTGGCGCTGTCGCTGCCGATGCTGGCCCTTGGTGTCGCGGCGGTGTTCATGCCTGCGCTACGGGACCTGGACAGCCCGCCGGGCGACGGGGCTAGAGCGGACTCAGGTATTCCTTGAGGAACCGGCCGACGGCGCGCAACCAGCGGCGGCGGGCGGTCTGCGACATGTCCTCGACCAGATCGAGATCGGCGATGACGTAACCGCCGTCGGCCCGGTACCACATACCGGCCATACACAATTCGATGGCCGCCATCGTCGTCACCCGTCCGGGTGCGATCGCGTCGAGGCGATCATCCGGCACGAACGCCGGGTACGTCGATCCGATCCGGTCCGCGACGGCGCGCACATGGATCTCCAGCGCGAGGGTCGACAACAGCGCCGACCGCTCCCTGTTCTGCAATGTCTTCATCTGGGCGAAGACCACACTGTCCCGCATGCCACGAAGAATAGCCGTAACACGGCCGTAACATGAATTTGCCCGCCCTACACTGGCGTTGTGCAGCAGCTGGCGAGCCTGATCACCGAATTGCCCGACGGCACCGTCGTCACCGATCCGGACATCCTGGAGTCCTACCGGTTCGACCGGGCGGCCGATCCGGGTGCCGGCACCCCGATCGCCGTCGTCCGGCCGCGCCGCACCGAAGAGGTCCAGGCGGTACTGCGGTGGGCCACCACCCACCGGATCGCCGTGGTGCCACGTGGCATGGGCACCGGATTATCCGGTGGCGCAACAGCACTCGATGGCGGCATCGTGCTGAGCACCGAGAAGATGCGCGACATCTCGGTGGACCCGATCACCCGCACCGCCGTCGTCCAGCCCGGCCTGCTCAACGCCGAGGTGAAGAAGGCCGTCGCCGAGTACGGCCTGTGGTACCCGCCCGACCCGTCGTCGTATGAGATCTGCAGCATCGGCGGCAACATCGCCACCAATGCCGGCGGGCTGTGCTGCGTGAAGTACGGGGTCACCACCGATTACGTGCTGGGGCTGCAGGTGGTGCTGGCTGACGGCACCGCGGTGCGGCTCGGCGGCCCGCGGCTCAAAGACGTCGCCGGGCTGTCGCTGACCAAGCTCTTCGTCGGCAGCGAGGGCACCCTCGGCGTGGTCACGGAGGTCACCCTGAAGCTCTTGCCCGCCCAGACCGGTGCGTGCACCGTCGTCGCGACGTTCGACTCCGTCGAGGACGCCGCCAACGCCGTCGTCGCGATCACCGGCAAGATCCGGCCGTCGATGCTGGAGTTCATGGACTCGGCGGCGATCAACGCCGTCGAGGACAAGTTGAAGATGGGGCTGGACCGCCACGCCGCCGCCATGATGGTCGCCGCGTCCGACGATCGAGGTCCGGCCGGCGCGCAGGATGCCGAGTTCATGGCTGCGGTGTTCACCGAACACGCTGCGAAGGAAGTCTTTTCGACGTCCGACCCCGAGGAAGGTGAGGCGTTTGTCGCCGCCCGCCGCTTCGCGATCCCCGCGGTGGAGGCCAAGGGCTCACTCCTACTCGAGGACGTCGGGGTTCCCCTGCCCGCGCTGGCCGAACTCGTCGCAGGGGTGGGCAAGATCGCGGCCAACCGGGACGTGATGATCTCGGTGATCGCCCACGCCGGGGACGGAAACACCCACCCGCTGATCGTGTTCGACCCCGCCGACGCCGACATGGAGCAGCGGGCCCAACAGGCTTTCGGCGAGATCATGGACCTCGCGGTCGGGCTGGGCGGGACGATCACCGGCGAGCACGGCGTCGGGCGGCTCAAACGCCCGTGGCTGGCCGGTCAGCTGGGTCCGGAGGCGATGGAACTGAACCGGCGGATCAAGACCGCGCTCGACCCGGACGGGATCCTCAACCCCGGCGCGGCGATCTGACGCCGATCTCCGGCGAGGTCACCCTCCATCGCGTCACCACGCGACATCATTGACATCTTCCGTCAGTTGTCCTACGAATAAGACATGATCGCAGTTTTGTCTCAGGAGTTGCCCGCCCGGTTCGAACTGGCCGACGCGTCGACCTGGGCCGACCCGTGGCCGATGTACCGGTCGCTGCGCGATCACGACCCCGTGCACCACGTCGTGCCGGCCGACAAGCCCGACCATGACTACTACGTGCTGTCCCGGCACGCCGATATCTGGGCCGCCGCGCGGGACCACCAGACGTTCTCGTCGGCGCAGGGCCTGACCGTCAACTACGGCGAGCTGGACCTCATCGGGCTCGCCGACAACCCGCCGATGGTGATGCAGGATCCGCCCGTGCACACCGAGTTCCGCAAGCTGGTGGCCCGCGGATTCACCCCTCGGCAGGTGGAGGCCGTCGAGCCCAAGGTCCGCGAGTACGTGATCGAGCGGATCGACGCGCTACGGGCCAACGGTGGCGGCGACATCGTCGCCGAACTCTTCAAGCCGCTGCCGTCGATGGTCGTGGCGCACTACCTCGGCGTACCCGAGGCCGACCGCGGCAAGTTCGACGGCTGGACCGACGCGATCGTCGCCGCCAACACCGCCGAAGGTGGAATCGGTGGAGCGCTCGGGACTGTCGGCGATGCGCTGGGCGAGATGATGGCGTACTTCACCGCGCTCATCGAACTCCGCAGGGCCGAACCCGAGGATGACACGGTGTCCCATCTGGTGGCCGCAGGTGTCGGCGCCGACGGCGATGTCGCCGGGGTGCTGTCGGTGCTGGCGTTCACGTTCACAATGGTCACCGGCGGCAACGACACCACCACCGGCATGCTCGGCGGCGCCGTCCAACTACTGCACCAGCGGCCGGATCAACGGCAATTGCTGGTGCGCGACCCCGGGCTGATCGGCGACGCCGTCGACGAGCTCCTGCGATTGACGTCGCCGGTACAGATGTTGGGGCGCACGGTGACCCGGGACGTCACGATCGGCGACACCCGGATTCCCGAGGGCCGCCGGGCGATGCTCCTGTACGGGTCGGGCAACCGGGACGAGCGCCACTACGGCGACGACGCGGGCGAGCTCGACATCACCCGCAAGCCGCGGAACATCCTGACCTTCAGCCACGGCGCACACCACTGCCTCGGCGCGGCTGCGGCGCGAATGCAGTCGCGGGTCGCGCTGACCGAATTACTCTCCCGCATTCCGGATTTCGAGGTCGACGAATCCGGGATCACCTGGGCCGGCGGCAGCTACGTGCGCCGGCCGGTGTCGGTGCCGTTCCGGGTGACGCACTGATGGCGGGCGACTGGCTGGCGGGACGCCGCACCGAGGTGGCCGCCGACCGCATTCTGGACGCGGCGGGTGAGCTGTTCGCCGCCCAGCCCGCCGCCACGGTCGGCATGCACGAGATCGCCGCGGCAGCAGGCTGTTCCCGCGCAACCCTGTACCGGTACTTCGAGAACCGGGAAGCGCTGTACACGGCGTACGTGCACCGGGAGAGCTACCGGCTCTACCGCGAGATGACCGAGCAGATCATGTCGTTCGACGATCCGCGAGAGCGGCTGATCGAAGGCATGGTGTCGTCCCTGCGCAACGTGCGTGAAAGTCCGGCACTGGCATCGTGGTTCGCCACCGCCCAACGGCCCATCGGCGCGGAGATGGCCGAGGAGTCCGAGGTAATCAAGGCCTTGACGGAGGCGTTCGTCATCTCCCTCGGGCCTGACGACGCCGACCTGGTCGCCCATCGCGCGCGCTGGCTGGTGCGCGTCATGACCTCGCTGATGTTGTTCCCCGGCCACGACGAAGCCGACGAGCGCAGCATGCTCGAAGAGTTCGTCGTCCCGATCGTGCTACCGAAGCGCTCGGCCGATCACGGCGCGCAGTGAGTCTGCGCCCTACTGCCGGGCCATCGAGATGGTCATCTTGTCCTGCGGCGTGATGAGGTGGTCGTGGGCGTCGTCACCGACGTCGATCCTCACCCAGTCGATGGTGCCCGTGAAGCGATTGCCGTGCGGGCCATAGTCCGGTGAGGTCGGCGAGCCGGTGTCGGACCCGACGTCGCAGGCCTCGTCGGCGGAGAACGCCATCGGTTCGGTCCGCTCGACTCGCCCTGTCCCGACGGGCTTTCCGTCGCAATAGAGCGTGACAGTGCCACCTTTGGCCAAACCGCCGCCGTCGTAAGCGAATTCGAAGCCGACGTGATGCTGCCCCGGCGGAATCGGTTGATCGGCCGTGACGTAGTAGTAGTCGATGCCGAAGAAGTTGTAGCAGTACTTCAGCCGGTTCTCGTGGGTGTACAGGCACCAGCCGCCCACGCCGCCACCCTGGCTGACGATGACACCCTTGGCGCCGTCATCCGGAACCGAGATCATCGCCGTCACCGAATGCGAGCGGTTCTTGATGTTCAGCACGCAGTTCTCCAGCAGCCGCATGCCGGAGAACAGCATCTGCGTGGTTCCCTTGATCAACTGCGGCCTGCCGGCGATGCCGGAATCGAAACGCTCGAACGAGCGATCGTCGATCGGCACCACGTTGTACTTGACCGCCTCGATCAGCCAAAGTCGTTGCAGGTCAGCGAGCTTCTCGGGATGCTCGGCCGCGAGGTCGTGGGCCTGCGTCCAGTCGTCGGGGGCGTAGAGCTCCCAGACGTCCTCCTCGAGGGTCGGATGCTGGACGAGCCACGGCGTGCGATGCTTGGTGACCGCGGTCCAGCCCTTGTGGTAGATGCCCCGGTTGCCGAACATCTCGAAGTACTGCACGGTGTGCGTTTCCTCCGCGTCGCGGCTGCGCAACGTGGGCATCATGCTGACCCCCTCGAGCGGGGCCTGCTGGATGCTGTTCACCACCGTGGGGGCAGGCAGGTTCGCGGCCTCGAGGATCGTCGGCACCACGTCGATGACGTGGTGGAACTGATCGCGTGTCTCACCTTTGGCCGTAATCCCTTTCGGCCAGTGGACGATTGTCCCGTTACGCGTGCCACCCCAGTGGGACGCGACCTGCTTGGTCCACTGATACGGTCCGCACAGCGCGTGCGCCCACCCGACGGCGTAGTGGTTGTACGCGGCGGGGGTCCCGAAGTCGTCGATCTTCGACAGCAGGAACTCCGTGGTCTCGATGCCCGCCAGGCCGTTCAGTGTGCACATCTCGTTGAAACAGCCGTTCGGCGTGCCTTCGGCCGACGCACCGTTGTCGCCGATGATGTAGTAGATCAGCGTGTTGTCGAGGACCCCGAGATCGTCGATCGCGTCGACCACCCGGCCGACCTCGTAGTCGGTCTGCTCGAGGAAGCCGGCGTAGATCTCCATCTGCCGGGCGAGCACAGGTTTCAGTTCGGCGGGCATGTCGTCCCACGCCGGGATCTCGTCGTGGCGTGCGGTCAACTCCGCATTCTCGGGGACGACGCCCAGCGCTTTCTGCTTGGGCAGCATGGTCTCCCGCAGGACGTCCCACCCGTCGTCGAACTTGCCGCGGTACTTGTCCGACCACTCCTTGGGCACATGGTGGGGCGCGTGCGTGGCGCCCGGCGCGAAGTACATGAAGAACGGCTTGTCCGGTGCCAATGCCTTCTGCTGGCGTACCCAGGTGATCGCGCGATCGGCCAGATCCTCGGTGAGCGTGTAGCCCTCCTCCGGCGTCTTCTCCGGTTCGACAGGTGTGGTGCCCTCGTACAGGCCCGGGTAGTACTGGTTGGCTTCTCCCCCGATGAATCCGTAGAAGTGCTCGAAGCCAGATCCCGTGGGCCACTGCCCGAACGGCCCGACCGGTGAGACCTCCCACACCGGCACCTCGTGGCACTTGCCGAACTGGCTGGTCGAGTACCCGTTCAGGCGCAGCGTTTCGGCAACGGGAGCTTTGTCCTTCGGCCGGATGCTGGAGTAGCCCGGCGCCGATGTGGCGATCTCGGTGACCCCACCCATCCCTACCGAGTGATGATTGCGCCCGGTCAGCAGAGCCTGACGGGTGGGCGAGCACAGGGCCGTGGTGTGGAACCTGTTGAGCTTCACACCATTGGCCGCGAGCCGCTCCGCGGTCGGCGTATTGCACGGACCGCCGAAGGCCGAGCTGGCGCCGAAGCCCACGTCGTCGAGGAGAACGATCAGGATATTGGGAGCGCCTTCGGGCGGCCGCAGCATCGTGATGGGCGGATACGTGGTATCGGGATCTCTGGCGTCGTAGGTGGTCAACCCGACGTGCTGCGGGTCAGGAATCGGAAGAATGTTGCGCGCGACATCATTCGAACCTGCTGACGTTGGACCCTGAGCTGATGATTCAGACAAGGCTGTCCTCTCGACCTGAGAGCCACACTTCTTGGGCTCTGCGGAGGCAAGAATAGGCCGTGCACTCACCGAGTGCCGGATATTGACACGGTCGACGATCACACGTCACCGCGTCGTCACCGTCCCGCTACGCCACCCAGTAGGCCTGCGCCTTGACCGACTTTCGCGGAATCTTGAAGTCCTCCCGCAACACCTTGGCGACCTCGCGTGTGGTGCGGTTGTCGCACGCCACCCAACCGAAGTGGTCGGACGCATCGAAGGCGGCCGAGCCGACCGCCGCGACCAGCGCGGCACCGGCGTCCTCACGCTCCACCCACGTCACGTCGGCACTGCGGCGCACCGGCAGCTGCCTGTCGTCGTCGTGCGCAGCTTCGAGGAAGATCTGCGCAGGCGTATCACCGATGGCGTCGAGCAGCGAGTTGATGGCCGGCAGCGAGGCCGTGTCACCCACGATCACGTAACCGGCCGGCGCCGGCTCCGGCAGCGAGAAGTTGCTGCCGAGCACCGTGGCCTCGATCGTGTCCCCGGGCTCGGCCAGCTGCGCCCAGCGCGACGCGATGCCGTCGTGCAAGGCGAACTCGACGTCGACCGTGCCGTTGGCGGGATCGGGGTCGACCAGCGTGTATCCCCGCTGGT includes the following:
- a CDS encoding siderophore-interacting protein, which gives rise to MSDTKRSRGFAGAVLKLMRAGDYELTVTGRTQVTPHYLRLSFQADELLAGRTLHPTMWIRMWFTDGEKLHQRGYTLVDPDPANGTVDVEFALHDGIASRWAQLAEPGDTIEATVLGSNFSLPEPAPAGYVIVGDTASLPAINSLLDAIGDTPAQIFLEAAHDDDRQLPVRRSADVTWVEREDAGAALVAAVGSAAFDASDHFGWVACDNRTTREVAKVLREDFKIPRKSVKAQAYWVA
- a CDS encoding arylsulfatase, with protein sequence MSESSAQGPTSAGSNDVARNILPIPDPQHVGLTTYDARDPDTTYPPITMLRPPEGAPNILIVLLDDVGFGASSAFGGPCNTPTAERLAANGVKLNRFHTTALCSPTRQALLTGRNHHSVGMGGVTEIATSAPGYSSIRPKDKAPVAETLRLNGYSTSQFGKCHEVPVWEVSPVGPFGQWPTGSGFEHFYGFIGGEANQYYPGLYEGTTPVEPEKTPEEGYTLTEDLADRAITWVRQQKALAPDKPFFMYFAPGATHAPHHVPKEWSDKYRGKFDDGWDVLRETMLPKQKALGVVPENAELTARHDEIPAWDDMPAELKPVLARQMEIYAGFLEQTDYEVGRVVDAIDDLGVLDNTLIYYIIGDNGASAEGTPNGCFNEMCTLNGLAGIETTEFLLSKIDDFGTPAAYNHYAVGWAHALCGPYQWTKQVASHWGGTRNGTIVHWPKGITAKGETRDQFHHVIDVVPTILEAANLPAPTVVNSIQQAPLEGVSMMPTLRSRDAEETHTVQYFEMFGNRGIYHKGWTAVTKHRTPWLVQHPTLEEDVWELYAPDDWTQAHDLAAEHPEKLADLQRLWLIEAVKYNVVPIDDRSFERFDSGIAGRPQLIKGTTQMLFSGMRLLENCVLNIKNRSHSVTAMISVPDDGAKGVIVSQGGGVGGWCLYTHENRLKYCYNFFGIDYYYVTADQPIPPGQHHVGFEFAYDGGGLAKGGTVTLYCDGKPVGTGRVERTEPMAFSADEACDVGSDTGSPTSPDYGPHGNRFTGTIDWVRIDVGDDAHDHLITPQDKMTISMARQ